In one Spirosoma rigui genomic region, the following are encoded:
- a CDS encoding B12-binding domain-containing radical SAM protein: protein MDQTLLLITPPFTQLNTPYPATAYLKGFLQTLGKTAFQADLGIEVILALFSSTGLASMFAQLEASDAELSDNSYRICRLQADYIDTIDPVIRFLQNKNPTLAHSICDRTYLPEASRFAQLEELDWAFGTMGIHDKARHLATLYLEDLSDLIQEAVDPHFGFSRYAERLGRSATHFDELHTALQAPYTQVSSLLIELLERRIQQWQPDVICLTVPFPGNLYGALTCGKYIRQHHPAIKIVMGGGYANTELRSLSEPRVFDYVDFICLDDGEAPLLTLLDHLAGQREISQLKRVYARVDGVVTYFNGAREKDIPQRETGTPNYRDLLLHDYLSVIEVVNPMHRLWSDGRWNKLTLAHGCYWGKCSFCDVTLDYIKRYEPVTASLLCDRIEEIIDQTGQTGFHFVDEAAPPALMRDLALEIVRRKLTVTWWTNIRFESSFTPDLCTLLKASGCIAVSGGLEVASDRLLERMKKGVTVAQVARVADAFTQAGIMVHAYLMYGFPTQTMQETVDSLEMVRQLFQTGIVQSGFWHRFAMTAHSPVGVDPAGFDVLRIGPSFGGFADNDLDHADPSGADHDLFAEGLRKSLFNYMHDVGFDLPLQEWFSFPLPITSIPPRYIEKAIRQRTDKDPRPNALVVWPGKLPSLEVFELQQGRKLIEMAELEFYGKQDQWLLEATVPVGEWLMDTLPALTIGPHEPYSLAQLKASYETAGLGRFDAFTQSPVWTQLREHGLLIV, encoded by the coding sequence GTGGATCAGACGCTCTTACTCATCACACCTCCTTTTACCCAGCTCAACACGCCTTACCCGGCCACTGCCTACCTGAAGGGGTTTCTGCAAACGCTGGGCAAAACGGCTTTCCAGGCCGACCTGGGGATTGAGGTTATTCTGGCCCTGTTTTCATCGACGGGGCTGGCGTCGATGTTCGCCCAACTCGAAGCGTCCGACGCCGAACTGTCGGACAACAGCTACCGGATCTGCCGGTTACAGGCCGATTACATCGACACCATCGACCCGGTTATTCGGTTTTTGCAGAATAAAAACCCGACCCTTGCCCATAGCATCTGCGACCGGACTTACCTGCCTGAAGCGTCGCGTTTTGCGCAACTGGAAGAGCTGGACTGGGCATTCGGCACGATGGGTATTCACGACAAGGCCCGCCACCTGGCGACGCTCTACCTGGAAGATCTGAGTGACCTGATCCAGGAAGCTGTCGATCCGCATTTTGGCTTCAGCCGCTACGCCGAACGACTGGGTCGCTCGGCTACACACTTCGATGAGCTGCACACGGCCCTACAAGCCCCTTATACCCAGGTATCGTCGCTGCTGATCGAGTTGCTGGAGCGCCGGATTCAACAGTGGCAACCCGACGTTATTTGTCTGACAGTGCCTTTCCCCGGCAACCTCTACGGCGCGCTCACCTGTGGCAAATACATCAGGCAGCACCACCCTGCTATCAAGATCGTCATGGGCGGTGGCTATGCCAATACCGAACTGCGGTCGCTGTCGGAACCGCGTGTGTTCGATTATGTCGATTTCATCTGCCTCGACGATGGCGAAGCCCCGCTCCTGACCCTGCTCGACCATTTGGCGGGCCAGCGGGAGATCAGCCAGCTGAAACGCGTTTACGCCCGCGTCGATGGCGTTGTCACCTATTTCAATGGAGCGCGCGAAAAGGATATTCCCCAGCGCGAAACCGGTACACCCAACTACCGCGACCTGCTGCTGCACGACTACCTATCCGTCATTGAGGTCGTGAACCCCATGCACCGGCTGTGGAGCGATGGCCGCTGGAACAAGCTCACGCTGGCGCACGGCTGCTACTGGGGCAAATGCTCGTTCTGTGATGTAACCCTCGACTACATCAAACGCTACGAACCCGTCACCGCTTCGCTCCTCTGCGACCGTATCGAGGAGATAATCGACCAAACCGGACAGACGGGGTTTCATTTCGTTGATGAAGCCGCTCCCCCTGCGCTGATGCGCGACCTGGCGCTGGAAATCGTTCGCCGGAAACTGACCGTAACCTGGTGGACCAATATCCGGTTCGAATCCAGCTTTACACCCGACTTGTGTACCTTGCTGAAAGCATCAGGCTGCATTGCCGTATCGGGTGGACTGGAAGTAGCCTCCGACCGGCTGCTGGAACGCATGAAAAAAGGGGTTACGGTAGCGCAGGTGGCCCGCGTCGCCGACGCGTTCACGCAGGCGGGCATTATGGTGCATGCCTACCTGATGTACGGCTTTCCAACCCAGACGATGCAGGAAACGGTCGACTCGCTGGAAATGGTACGTCAGCTGTTCCAGACCGGCATTGTTCAGTCGGGGTTTTGGCACCGCTTCGCCATGACTGCCCACAGTCCGGTGGGTGTCGATCCGGCCGGGTTCGATGTGCTGCGAATTGGCCCTAGTTTCGGCGGTTTTGCTGATAATGACCTCGACCATGCCGACCCGTCCGGTGCCGACCACGATCTGTTTGCCGAGGGACTTCGGAAGTCGCTGTTCAACTACATGCACGATGTAGGATTTGACCTGCCGCTGCAGGAATGGTTTTCGTTTCCCCTACCCATTACATCCATCCCGCCCCGCTATATCGAGAAAGCCATCCGTCAGCGCACCGATAAAGACCCGCGACCGAATGCGCTTGTGGTCTGGCCGGGTAAGCTACCCAGCCTGGAAGTGTTCGAGTTACAGCAGGGTCGTAAACTTATTGAGATGGCCGAACTGGAATTTTACGGCAAACAGGACCAGTGGCTACTCGAAGCTACGGTACCCGTGGGCGAATGGCTGATGGATACGCTACCTGCCCTGACCATCGGGCCGCACGAGCCTTACTCGCTAGCGCAGCTCAAAGCCAGCTATGAAACAGCCGGACTGGGGCGTTTTGATGCGTTCACGCAGTCGCCCGTTTGGACCCAGCTCCGCGAACACGGCTTATTGATCGTGTAA
- a CDS encoding TetR/AcrR family transcriptional regulator — translation MSKAALTRLTILQKSFDLVYRNGFQVTSIDDIIATTQVTKGAFFYHFSNKEEMGLAMINEIMYPGMYDVLVKPLLNSTDPAADIYLMMKHLLLEAPFFDVKFGCPAVNLIDEMASVNDSFRRVLNKLFTECQGAIQASITAGQSRGQVRGDVDPRQVACFVMAGYSGIRNMGKLAGSACYHTYLHELTGYLNRLS, via the coding sequence ATGTCAAAGGCGGCATTGACCCGGCTTACCATCCTGCAGAAATCCTTCGATCTGGTATACAGGAACGGCTTTCAGGTAACCAGCATCGACGACATTATTGCCACGACCCAGGTTACCAAGGGGGCTTTTTTTTACCACTTTTCAAACAAAGAAGAGATGGGGCTGGCCATGATTAACGAAATCATGTATCCGGGCATGTACGACGTACTCGTCAAGCCGCTGCTCAACTCTACAGACCCGGCTGCTGATATCTACCTGATGATGAAGCACCTACTACTGGAAGCCCCGTTTTTCGACGTTAAATTCGGGTGTCCGGCCGTAAACCTCATCGATGAAATGGCGTCGGTAAACGACTCATTCCGGCGCGTACTCAATAAACTTTTCACCGAATGCCAGGGGGCGATCCAGGCGAGTATAACGGCCGGCCAATCGCGGGGGCAGGTGCGGGGCGACGTTGATCCGCGACAGGTAGCCTGCTTTGTTATGGCCGGTTATAGCGGTATCCGGAACATGGGCAAGTTAGCCGGTAGCGCCTGCTACCATACCTATCTGCACGAATTGACAGGTTATCTCAACAGGCTCTCTTAA
- a CDS encoding DUF3817 domain-containing protein: MFTSSVGWLRLIGLLEGLSLLALLFIAVPAKHFFGDPALVRFIGPVHGLLFLLFVMNTLYTGITQRWTFRITTWKVLLACLIPFGTFYIDRVILSKIKPVS; the protein is encoded by the coding sequence ATGTTTACATCCTCTGTTGGCTGGCTCCGCCTGATCGGGTTACTCGAAGGTCTGTCGCTGCTGGCGCTTCTGTTCATCGCCGTTCCCGCCAAACATTTCTTCGGCGACCCAGCCCTTGTCCGGTTTATTGGTCCCGTGCATGGACTCCTGTTCCTGCTGTTCGTTATGAATACCTTATACACGGGCATAACGCAGCGCTGGACGTTCAGGATCACAACCTGGAAGGTACTTCTCGCCTGTCTGATTCCGTTTGGTACGTTCTACATTGACCGGGTCATCCTCAGCAAAATCAAGCCTGTTTCGTAA
- a CDS encoding amidohydrolase family protein produces MKKLSLVVLTLASLTGFAQNPAPARPQAKAMALMGGTIHVGNGQVIPNGVIIFENGIITNVVDATVVKLNLTNLDVVNVAGKHVYPGLISPASTVGLQEISAVRSTVDMQEVGILNPNVRALVAYNTDSEIIPTIRNNGVLITQATPQGGTVSGSSSVMLADGWNWEDAALKKDDGIWLNWPGYFARNFNFEDFTVSIKKNDKRTEAISALQATFADAKAYAALPAPSPVNLRLESMRGLFTGQQNLYIRADYGKDIIEAVTFAKQMGVPKVVIVGGEEANRVVTFLKDNNVSVILSALHRLPNREDEDVDLPYRMPGILQKAGILVSLSYADEWWRTRNLPFLAGTAAGFGITDREEALKLVTSNTAKILGIDNVAGTLEKGKQATLFVSAGDALDMRTNVIEHVYIQGRTVNLDDRHKRLYKAYKDKYEQK; encoded by the coding sequence ATGAAAAAATTAAGTTTAGTTGTACTCACCCTCGCATCGCTCACGGGCTTTGCGCAGAACCCGGCCCCAGCCCGGCCACAGGCTAAGGCTATGGCGCTGATGGGCGGTACTATTCACGTTGGAAACGGGCAGGTGATCCCAAACGGGGTCATCATTTTCGAGAACGGCATCATCACCAATGTTGTCGATGCTACGGTCGTCAAACTGAACCTGACCAACCTCGACGTCGTCAACGTAGCCGGTAAACACGTATACCCCGGCCTTATTTCGCCTGCGTCGACGGTGGGTTTGCAGGAGATTTCGGCGGTACGGTCCACGGTCGACATGCAGGAAGTTGGCATTCTGAATCCAAACGTTCGGGCGCTGGTCGCCTATAACACGGATTCGGAGATCATTCCCACTATTCGTAACAACGGCGTGCTCATCACCCAGGCTACGCCCCAGGGTGGTACCGTATCGGGCAGCTCGAGCGTGATGCTGGCCGATGGCTGGAACTGGGAAGATGCCGCGCTCAAAAAAGATGACGGCATCTGGCTCAACTGGCCCGGCTACTTCGCCCGTAATTTCAACTTCGAGGACTTTACGGTTTCGATCAAAAAGAACGACAAACGAACCGAAGCCATCAGTGCCCTGCAGGCTACGTTTGCCGATGCAAAAGCCTACGCAGCGTTACCTGCTCCCTCGCCGGTGAACCTCCGGCTGGAGTCCATGCGGGGCTTGTTTACGGGCCAGCAGAACCTGTATATTCGGGCCGATTACGGAAAAGATATCATCGAAGCGGTTACCTTCGCCAAGCAGATGGGTGTTCCTAAAGTCGTTATCGTGGGTGGTGAAGAAGCCAACCGGGTTGTAACCTTCCTGAAGGATAACAACGTATCGGTCATTCTGAGCGCCCTGCACCGCCTGCCCAATCGCGAAGACGAAGATGTGGATCTGCCGTACCGGATGCCGGGCATTTTGCAGAAAGCAGGGATACTGGTCAGCTTGAGCTATGCCGACGAGTGGTGGCGGACGCGTAACCTGCCGTTCCTGGCGGGAACAGCCGCTGGTTTCGGAATTACTGACCGCGAGGAAGCACTGAAACTGGTGACGTCCAACACCGCCAAAATCCTGGGGATCGACAACGTAGCCGGCACGCTGGAAAAAGGCAAGCAGGCCACCCTGTTCGTGTCGGCGGGGGACGCGCTCGATATGCGTACCAATGTGATCGAACACGTCTATATCCAGGGGCGCACGGTTAACCTGGACGACCGGCATAAGCGGCTCTACAAGGCTTATAAAGACAAATACGAGCAGAAGTAG
- a CDS encoding amidohydrolase family protein, with translation MTKYLLTGLFAVGLTYGARAQVTVPRNGVYDERPGLYAFTNATIIVDPQTTLQNATLLVRNGRVEAVGPNVSVPAGTVVTDLKGKRIYPALVEIDSDYGMPEVKREQRGGGRTAQQLESAKKGAYYWNQAVQPENSASLLFKADDKKADELRKIGFGAVLTHPHDGVVRGTGAIVTLADDRENAVLLKPNATAHYSFNKGSSAQTYPNSMMGAVALLRQAMYDADWYKRSGSKEEANTSLDALNRTLSLPSIFDAGDKLGILRADKVGDEFGIQYVMRGSGDEYQRIDEIKATGASLIVPVNFPQPYDVEDAWDADNVSLSELKHWEMAPMNAARIAGASIPFALTTSGLRNKADFWGNVRKAIENGLTEQKALEALTVAPARLMKADDLLGSLQKGRVANFIITSGNLFSADNIIYENWIRGKQYIVNEKNVADLRGKWNLTVGQRTGLTLNITGKSAEKPDFQLIADTTKITPKVAINGDLISIQTQLDKKQPGTTRLTGYRTSPTTLKGDGETPDGKQITWSATRTADAPASTTATSATAQSTTVATSASTTAVVSLPASATALMYPFVGMGNPRKPVPQTMMIRNATVWTNEKEGIMPNTDVFITNGKIAKVGKNLPVPADIAVFDGTGKHLTNGIIDEHSHIALLSVNEGSQSSTAEVRMADVVNSEDVNIYRQLAGGVTSSQLLHGSANAIGGQSAMIKLKWGEAPDALLIKGADGFIKFALGENVKQSNWGDIARVRFPQTRMGVEQVYMDHFMRAKEYAKSWAAYNGLNAKQKATAVAPRRDIELDALAEILANKRFITCHSYVQSEINMLLHVADSLGFKVNTFTHILEGYKLADKMAKHGAGGSSFADWWAYKMEVHDAIPYNAALMHRQGVTVSINSDDAEMARRLNQEAAKTVEYGGMTEEDAWKMVTLNPAKLLHLDNRMGSIRVGKDADLVLWNANPLAIYARPEKTIIDGAVYFDLAGEDRKREAMQAERARIIQKMITAKAGGSPTTRPGFKRARMWHCEDIEGLMAEGEEQK, from the coding sequence ATGACCAAATATCTTCTGACGGGTTTGTTCGCTGTTGGCCTGACCTATGGGGCGAGGGCGCAGGTGACGGTCCCGCGTAACGGCGTTTACGACGAGCGGCCGGGTTTGTATGCCTTCACCAACGCGACGATCATTGTCGACCCGCAAACTACCCTGCAAAATGCGACGCTGTTGGTCCGCAATGGCCGCGTTGAGGCCGTTGGACCCAATGTCAGTGTGCCCGCCGGTACTGTCGTTACCGATTTAAAGGGAAAACGTATCTACCCGGCCCTGGTTGAAATCGATTCGGATTATGGCATGCCGGAAGTAAAGCGGGAGCAGCGCGGGGGCGGCCGGACGGCTCAGCAACTTGAGTCGGCAAAGAAAGGGGCTTACTACTGGAACCAGGCGGTCCAGCCCGAAAACAGCGCCAGTCTGCTGTTCAAAGCCGACGACAAGAAAGCCGATGAACTGCGTAAAATTGGCTTTGGGGCCGTGCTGACCCACCCGCACGACGGCGTGGTTCGGGGAACGGGAGCCATCGTTACCCTAGCCGATGACCGGGAGAATGCGGTACTGCTGAAACCCAACGCGACGGCGCACTACTCGTTCAATAAAGGCAGCTCCGCGCAAACCTACCCCAACTCCATGATGGGAGCGGTGGCATTGCTGCGCCAGGCCATGTACGACGCCGACTGGTACAAGCGGTCGGGTTCAAAAGAAGAAGCCAATACGTCCCTCGACGCGCTGAACCGGACGCTGTCCTTACCCTCCATTTTCGACGCGGGCGACAAGCTGGGTATCCTGCGCGCCGATAAGGTAGGCGATGAATTTGGTATCCAGTACGTTATGCGGGGATCGGGCGATGAATACCAGCGGATCGACGAGATCAAAGCCACGGGTGCCTCGTTGATCGTACCGGTCAACTTTCCGCAACCGTACGACGTTGAAGACGCCTGGGATGCCGATAACGTGTCCTTGTCTGAGCTCAAGCACTGGGAGATGGCCCCCATGAACGCGGCCCGGATAGCGGGGGCGAGCATTCCGTTTGCCCTGACTACGTCGGGTCTGCGCAACAAAGCCGATTTTTGGGGCAACGTCCGTAAAGCCATCGAGAATGGCCTGACCGAGCAAAAAGCCCTCGAAGCACTCACCGTAGCGCCCGCCCGCCTGATGAAAGCCGACGATCTGCTGGGGAGTCTGCAAAAAGGCCGCGTGGCTAACTTCATCATCACGTCGGGAAACCTGTTCAGTGCCGATAACATCATCTACGAAAACTGGATTCGGGGCAAGCAGTACATCGTCAACGAGAAAAACGTGGCCGATCTGCGCGGTAAATGGAACCTCACCGTAGGGCAGCGTACCGGGCTGACCCTGAACATAACGGGTAAGTCGGCCGAGAAGCCGGACTTTCAGCTCATTGCCGATACAACGAAGATTACGCCCAAAGTGGCCATTAATGGCGACCTGATCTCGATTCAGACCCAGCTCGACAAGAAGCAGCCCGGCACGACCCGGCTGACCGGTTACCGCACCAGCCCGACCACCCTCAAGGGCGACGGCGAAACACCGGATGGAAAACAGATCACCTGGTCGGCTACGCGAACTGCCGATGCCCCCGCATCAACAACCGCTACGTCCGCAACGGCCCAGTCCACCACTGTGGCAACGAGTGCCAGCACGACCGCCGTGGTTTCGTTGCCCGCCAGCGCCACCGCACTGATGTATCCGTTCGTTGGGATGGGCAACCCCCGCAAGCCGGTTCCCCAAACAATGATGATCCGGAACGCCACAGTATGGACGAACGAAAAAGAAGGGATCATGCCCAACACCGACGTATTCATTACGAACGGGAAAATTGCCAAAGTGGGTAAGAACCTGCCCGTTCCGGCCGACATCGCGGTGTTCGACGGGACGGGTAAGCACCTGACGAATGGTATCATCGATGAGCACTCGCACATTGCCCTGCTGTCGGTCAACGAGGGATCGCAGTCAAGCACGGCTGAAGTACGCATGGCTGATGTCGTCAACTCCGAGGATGTGAATATTTATCGCCAGCTGGCGGGTGGTGTCACCAGTTCGCAACTGCTGCACGGTTCGGCAAACGCCATCGGCGGGCAGTCGGCCATGATCAAGCTGAAATGGGGCGAAGCGCCGGATGCGCTGTTGATCAAAGGGGCCGATGGCTTTATCAAGTTCGCGCTTGGCGAGAACGTGAAGCAGTCCAACTGGGGCGACATTGCGCGGGTGCGGTTTCCGCAAACCCGGATGGGTGTTGAGCAGGTCTACATGGACCACTTCATGCGGGCGAAGGAATACGCTAAATCGTGGGCCGCGTACAACGGACTGAACGCAAAACAAAAAGCAACGGCAGTGGCACCCCGCCGAGATATTGAACTCGACGCGCTGGCCGAAATTCTGGCTAACAAGCGGTTCATCACCTGCCACTCCTACGTGCAGTCGGAGATCAACATGCTGCTCCACGTAGCCGACTCGCTGGGCTTCAAAGTCAACACCTTCACCCATATTCTGGAAGGGTACAAGCTGGCCGACAAAATGGCGAAACACGGTGCGGGCGGTTCGTCCTTTGCCGACTGGTGGGCTTACAAAATGGAAGTACACGACGCTATTCCCTACAATGCAGCGCTGATGCACCGGCAGGGGGTAACGGTATCCATCAACTCGGACGATGCCGAAATGGCCCGCCGACTGAACCAGGAAGCGGCTAAAACCGTGGAATACGGCGGCATGACTGAAGAAGACGCCTGGAAAATGGTGACGCTTAACCCGGCCAAGCTGCTACACCTCGACAACCGCATGGGTAGCATCCGCGTTGGCAAAGACGCCGATCTGGTGCTCTGGAACGCCAACCCACTCGCGATCTACGCCCGTCCTGAAAAAACGATCATCGATGGGGCCGTTTATTTTGACCTCGCCGGCGAAGACCGCAAACGCGAGGCTATGCAGGCTGAGCGCGCCCGCATTATCCAGAAGATGATCACCGCCAAAGCAGGCGGATCGCCAACAACCCGGCCTGGCTTCAAGCGGGCCCGAATGTGGCACTGCGAAGACATCGAAGGACTGATGGCCGAAGGCGAGGAACAGAAATAA
- a CDS encoding Gfo/Idh/MocA family protein, translating into MAALMTRRTTLQLLSLTTGGLLTLPGDLRAGQPKPAKLGVALVGLGNYATNQLAPALLEAVDCYLAGIVTGSPDKAKTWAATYSIPARNIYNYQTFDQIRNNPDIDIIYVVLPNFLHAEYTIRAAQAGKHVICEKPMAMNATEARQMIDACTKAKVQLSVGYRLYFEPHHLEMRRLAAEKSFGAVKVIESGLGFTVPGPNSWRLDRKIGGGGAIMDLGVYAIQGARRITGEDPISVTAQAFTFDTVHFKDIYETVFWQFEFPGGTVAHSSTTYSSYVDRLYATCERGWFKLEPAFNATGAQGITSRGPMDVASPRFQQVAQLNAFARSVRAGTLPEASGEEGWKDMKLIGAILQAAETGRKITIDWRT; encoded by the coding sequence ATGGCTGCGCTCATGACCCGTCGTACTACGTTGCAACTGCTTTCCCTGACCACGGGTGGCTTACTAACGCTGCCGGGTGATCTGCGGGCGGGGCAACCCAAGCCCGCAAAATTGGGCGTTGCCCTGGTGGGACTGGGCAACTACGCGACCAATCAACTGGCCCCGGCTTTGCTGGAAGCGGTCGATTGCTACCTCGCCGGTATCGTCACCGGCTCGCCCGACAAGGCGAAGACCTGGGCTGCTACGTACAGTATCCCCGCCCGGAACATATACAATTACCAGACGTTCGATCAAATCCGGAATAACCCCGACATCGACATCATCTACGTTGTACTGCCAAACTTCCTGCACGCCGAATACACGATACGGGCGGCCCAGGCAGGAAAGCATGTCATCTGCGAGAAACCGATGGCCATGAATGCCACCGAAGCCCGTCAGATGATTGACGCCTGCACGAAAGCAAAGGTGCAGCTATCGGTCGGGTACCGGCTCTACTTCGAACCACACCACCTGGAAATGCGCCGACTGGCCGCAGAAAAGTCGTTTGGGGCGGTCAAGGTCATTGAATCGGGGCTGGGGTTCACCGTGCCCGGCCCCAACTCATGGCGGCTGGACAGGAAGATTGGTGGGGGCGGAGCTATCATGGATTTAGGGGTGTATGCTATCCAGGGTGCCCGTCGAATCACCGGCGAGGACCCAATCAGCGTGACTGCCCAGGCTTTTACGTTCGACACGGTCCATTTCAAGGATATTTACGAAACCGTTTTCTGGCAGTTTGAATTTCCCGGCGGCACCGTCGCGCACAGCAGCACGACCTATTCATCCTATGTCGATCGACTATACGCGACCTGTGAGCGCGGCTGGTTTAAACTGGAGCCTGCTTTCAACGCAACCGGGGCGCAGGGCATAACCAGCAGAGGTCCAATGGACGTAGCGTCGCCCCGTTTCCAGCAGGTAGCGCAGCTGAACGCATTCGCGCGATCGGTTCGGGCCGGCACACTCCCCGAAGCTTCGGGCGAGGAGGGCTGGAAAGATATGAAATTGATCGGGGCCATTTTGCAGGCGGCCGAAACGGGTCGGAAAATCACAATCGACTGGCGGACGTAG
- a CDS encoding DEAD/DEAH box helicase, with amino-acid sequence MNYLNATPVQEMAIPKILAGHDLIASAQTGTGKTAAYLIPLLDKISHADHDHTSTLILVPTRELAKQIDEQVEGFGYFVNANSIAIYGGGKGDDWDKQRKALETGADIIIATPGRLMAHMQLGYVNFDKIDYLVLDEADKMLDMGFSDDIMNIVDKIPAKRQTLLFSATMPNKIREFSKRILTDPEEIRLAVSKPAAGIDQQFYLAFDNQKLPLLAHLIKNSPTPVQSMVLFTSRKSEVNGIVRALSKLNYEARGISSDLEQDDREVVLRDFKNKAFPILVATDVLSRGIDIDNLTHVVNYDIPRDAEDYVHRIGRTARAATTGTAITFISDQDQNRIVNIEKLIEREVEKRSITEELGMGKSPVFDPKRFSGLRGKGGPGAGRGGRDGGNGRGRSEGGRGRDGRRGDDRRRPENGTASSDEQRARRDGGNRQPRPDGSAAPSVESATGSNGSEQPRPVRPVAADGQVSDKPKRRKKRRRGPKKEGNESSPNPVVTPIGD; translated from the coding sequence ATGAACTACCTGAATGCCACACCGGTTCAGGAAATGGCTATCCCCAAAATTCTCGCCGGTCACGACCTGATCGCCAGCGCGCAGACCGGAACCGGTAAAACGGCGGCCTACCTGATTCCACTCCTCGACAAAATCTCTCATGCCGACCACGACCATACCAGTACGCTGATTCTGGTACCGACCCGTGAACTGGCCAAACAGATCGACGAGCAGGTGGAAGGGTTTGGCTATTTCGTCAATGCCAACAGTATTGCCATCTACGGGGGCGGCAAAGGCGACGACTGGGACAAACAGCGCAAAGCCCTTGAAACCGGTGCCGACATTATCATCGCTACGCCGGGTCGGCTCATGGCTCACATGCAGCTGGGCTATGTAAATTTCGACAAGATCGATTACCTGGTGCTTGACGAAGCCGACAAGATGCTTGACATGGGCTTCTCGGACGACATCATGAACATCGTCGACAAGATTCCGGCCAAGCGGCAGACACTGCTGTTCTCGGCGACGATGCCCAACAAGATTCGGGAGTTCTCCAAACGAATCCTGACGGACCCGGAAGAGATCCGGCTGGCCGTTTCCAAACCTGCCGCCGGTATCGATCAGCAGTTTTACCTGGCCTTCGACAATCAGAAATTACCCCTGCTGGCTCACCTGATCAAAAATAGCCCGACACCGGTGCAGAGTATGGTTCTGTTTACTTCGCGCAAGTCGGAGGTGAACGGCATTGTGCGGGCCCTGAGCAAGCTGAATTACGAAGCCCGCGGGATCAGCTCCGACCTGGAACAGGACGACCGTGAGGTGGTGCTCCGCGATTTCAAGAACAAAGCGTTCCCGATTCTGGTGGCGACCGATGTGCTGTCGAGGGGGATCGACATTGATAACCTGACGCACGTTGTCAACTATGACATTCCGCGCGATGCCGAAGATTATGTCCACCGGATTGGCCGGACAGCCCGGGCGGCTACAACCGGCACAGCCATCACGTTCATCAGCGACCAGGACCAGAACCGGATCGTAAATATCGAGAAGCTGATCGAGCGCGAAGTCGAAAAGCGGTCGATCACCGAGGAACTGGGCATGGGTAAGTCGCCCGTGTTTGATCCCAAACGGTTCAGTGGCCTGCGTGGTAAAGGCGGACCGGGTGCGGGTCGGGGTGGTCGCGATGGCGGTAATGGACGAGGCCGGTCGGAAGGCGGCCGTGGCCGCGATGGACGGCGGGGCGATGATCGTCGGCGTCCCGAGAACGGTACGGCTTCGTCGGATGAACAACGCGCCCGGCGCGACGGTGGCAATCGGCAGCCCCGTCCAGACGGTAGTGCGGCTCCCTCCGTTGAGTCGGCTACCGGAAGTAACGGCAGTGAACAACCCCGGCCAGTGCGCCCCGTTGCGGCAGACGGTCAGGTTTCTGACAAACCCAAACGCAGGAAAAAGCGTCGGCGCGGCCCCAAAAAAGAAGGTAACGAATCAAGCCCGAACCCGGTGGTGACGCCCATTGGCGACTAG